A window of Marinobacter salarius contains these coding sequences:
- a CDS encoding type VI secretion system Vgr family protein yields the protein MPQATGLQFTATLGQLPKDLFVVARFELTEHLSRLCHCKLELASTSPDIAPEDVLEQPVELVMWQDGIPLRRFTGVINEFVRGDSGHRRTRYDVIVQPPLWRLDLMHNSRIFQTQATDAIVRTLLEERGLIDTVFDLKRSPEEREYCVQHRESDLAFVERLAAEEGWHYRYYHGDVDGNDQPALIFADHHGDAPRLDPVEYNAKAGGSTRQSTVFQFRYRERVRAASVAMKDYTFKNPAYALMHEHQADKLDAQREDYQHYDYPGRFKQDASGQPFTESRLDALRNDAAIADGQSNRPDFTVGAKVELTDHDNPRLNREWLFTSITHTGEQPQALEEDGNNGATTYHNAFNAIPADRTWRPQVEHRPLMDGPQIALVTGPKGEEIHCDEHGRVKVRFPWDRYSKNDEHSSAWLRVSQGWAGGQYGFIALPRICNEVIVSFLDGDPDQPIITGRTYHATNTPPYALPEHKTRTTLKTQTHKGEGSNELRFEDEADKEQIYVHAQKDLDLLAENNRTEVIRNDSHLTVDNHRKAHIKGNDHATVDGEKREHTGKDHSFNVSGTLHLKAGTAWLSDSGTELHIKAGQKAVIEAGAEITLKAGGSFVKIDPSGVAMGGAAIKLNAGGSPGKGSGQKIQVPEMPGLVEKSGGAVAPAEIADVGQRANAEPKPVVAHRLKQARMNRAAVVEQCQEQPDGSCPLSNCPCGKAQQV from the coding sequence ATGCCCCAGGCAACCGGACTGCAGTTCACGGCCACCCTTGGCCAACTCCCCAAAGACCTGTTCGTGGTCGCCCGTTTCGAATTGACCGAGCACCTTTCCAGGCTCTGCCATTGCAAGCTGGAACTGGCCAGTACCTCGCCCGACATTGCCCCCGAAGACGTGCTGGAACAGCCTGTGGAACTGGTGATGTGGCAGGACGGTATACCGCTGCGGCGCTTTACCGGCGTGATCAACGAATTTGTCCGGGGCGACTCCGGCCACCGCCGCACCCGTTACGACGTCATCGTCCAGCCACCCCTGTGGCGCCTCGACCTGATGCACAACAGCCGCATCTTCCAGACCCAGGCCACCGACGCCATCGTGCGCACCCTGCTGGAAGAGCGGGGCCTTATCGATACCGTATTTGATTTGAAACGATCCCCCGAAGAACGGGAATACTGCGTCCAGCACCGGGAAAGCGACCTGGCCTTTGTCGAACGGCTGGCCGCCGAAGAAGGCTGGCACTACCGTTATTACCACGGCGATGTGGACGGCAACGACCAACCCGCCCTGATCTTCGCCGACCACCACGGCGACGCCCCCAGGCTCGACCCGGTGGAATACAATGCCAAGGCCGGTGGCAGCACCCGCCAGAGTACCGTCTTCCAGTTCCGCTACCGGGAACGGGTCAGAGCCGCCTCCGTGGCCATGAAGGATTACACCTTCAAGAACCCCGCCTATGCCCTGATGCACGAACACCAGGCCGACAAGCTCGATGCCCAACGGGAAGACTACCAGCACTACGATTACCCCGGCCGCTTCAAACAGGACGCCAGCGGCCAGCCCTTTACCGAAAGCCGTCTCGATGCCCTCAGAAACGACGCCGCCATCGCCGATGGTCAGAGCAACCGCCCCGACTTCACCGTGGGCGCCAAAGTCGAACTCACCGACCACGACAACCCACGCCTGAACCGGGAATGGCTGTTCACCAGCATCACCCACACCGGAGAACAACCCCAGGCCCTGGAAGAGGATGGCAACAACGGCGCCACCACCTACCACAACGCCTTCAACGCCATCCCCGCAGATCGCACCTGGCGGCCACAGGTCGAACACCGCCCGTTGATGGACGGCCCCCAGATTGCCCTTGTCACCGGCCCCAAAGGCGAAGAGATCCACTGCGACGAACACGGACGCGTCAAAGTACGATTCCCGTGGGACCGCTACTCAAAGAACGACGAACACAGCAGCGCCTGGCTCAGAGTCAGCCAGGGCTGGGCGGGTGGCCAGTATGGTTTCATTGCCCTGCCGAGAATTTGCAACGAAGTCATCGTCAGCTTCCTGGACGGCGACCCGGACCAGCCGATCATTACCGGAAGAACCTACCACGCTACCAACACGCCGCCGTACGCGCTGCCGGAGCACAAGACCAGAACCACCCTCAAGACCCAGACCCACAAGGGTGAGGGCAGTAACGAACTGAGGTTTGAGGACGAAGCGGACAAGGAACAGATCTACGTCCATGCCCAGAAAGACCTGGACCTGCTGGCGGAGAATAACCGCACCGAAGTCATCAGGAATGACAGCCACCTGACCGTGGACAATCACCGCAAGGCCCACATCAAAGGCAATGACCACGCCACCGTGGATGGTGAGAAGCGGGAACACACCGGCAAGGATCACAGCTTCAACGTGAGCGGCACTCTGCATCTCAAAGCTGGCACCGCCTGGCTCAGCGATTCCGGCACCGAACTGCACATCAAGGCCGGCCAGAAAGCCGTTATCGAAGCCGGTGCGGAAATCACTCTCAAGGCCGGCGGTAGCTTCGTGAAGATTGACCCCAGTGGCGTTGCCATGGGTGGTGCCGCCATTAAGTTGAATGCTGGTGGGTCACCGGGCAAGGGCAGTGGGCAAAAGATTCAGGTGCCAGAAATGCCGGGGTTGGTGGAGAAGAGTGGTGGGGCTGTTGCGCCTGCTGAGATTGCAGATGTTGGCCAGCGGGCGAATGCCGAGCCCAAACCTGTGGTTGCGCACCGATTGAAACAGGCGCGAATGAATCGGGCAGCGGTGGTGGAACAGTGTCAGGAGCAGCCTGATGGTTCGTGTCCTCTCAGTAACTGCCCGTGTGGGAAAGCTCAGCAGGTGTAA
- the tssM gene encoding type VI secretion system membrane subunit TssM translates to MWRQALLIGRRILPFVRSAAPITLALGVVVLLAATWWLGPRLEIGGEYPLAAWQMRALVTLVVVLLVAMVWGMMLARKLRKVNVAKAEEQKEEEDPILPLERRQQRLLDRRLTELKSNLPGRKGVYRLPWYLVMGLEDAGKTSLIQRSGQTYTLTNVTRNPRTERNPFGFEWWVGDNGVLIDPDGELLSQNDGEGATSDIQQRLWTHFITWLEKNRPQRPLNGVVLAVDLARLSTGNEQQRQAQAILLRTRLRELMEQLGSQLPVYISFTKMDLLYGFAPFARTLSKAERENPLGFTFQLDGQLDADDWLSEFDQSFSKLAEQLGERLPDVLSATRDAEERAAAYSFTRQLAGLKPVLEQFLADLLSADAFSTPALVRGTYFTSVVQEGVPEDAFVSAAAANYGLASPIQPAQRGGQSSSLFTEKLFPNIIYREAGLAGDNQKVVGSRRRRIAVAAVVAVAAGLGMTAGWQHYFIENAQAAAAVEERVRSFIDNWHPIGYEPDTTGRNLLEPLDQLREATLAFGDYRAEPAVVADMGLYKGHKVGPEVEESYLDMLAYQFMPALMLGVMEEMSDAPDTSSERLDHLRVLRMLYDASGRRRDIVHSYMSDYWQRAYPAQRDLQQRLLSHLDYAMLHTDLNQRVEEGDKTADMALAPFRSSVQWAQHELGRIATPERVYRDLEQEAEQNFQSPLDLARESGPAFSTVFVRLDEFGEPLEEGNTEQEDPVVIPSLLTREGLDSWFLRKSGSVTELALVDAWVLGRRDDVNFSKADEARLQAQLQSLYAENYVASWRRALSRLDIQSFSDLNHGVRVLESLTSGHEPLNQLLAQVTANTRLIPGGSEEAEAARKVMEQSAHFQMVQEIERQFTDLNALMDKQGDDPSDMEQVMEVVQNLHTYLRGIQEAPDRGKAALSAARARMGLQGADPIFTLQRVASNQPAPLDRMLEKLATESWRVVLDQAVAQLERQWYQEVYQPFQQSLARHYPFNPGAGRDAALQDFERFFAPDGVLDQFYNDNLKLFLEDHPEHIAGSKRASLVRRDVLASLEKAENIRRAFFTRSGSLDVEFALEPLHLSSNKRRSVMNVDGQLVEFSHGPSQSIPLVWPNTLRDSVESRVTLVPTEVNRSPRSVSENGPWALFRLLDEADITGVSSSAVDVRFALDDGEMRYRLHAGSNTNPFTQSLLAGYQIPRSLY, encoded by the coding sequence ATGTGGAGACAAGCCCTACTCATTGGACGACGGATACTGCCCTTTGTGCGCAGTGCGGCGCCGATTACCCTGGCGCTGGGTGTGGTGGTACTGCTGGCCGCAACCTGGTGGTTGGGCCCGCGCCTGGAAATCGGCGGTGAATACCCGTTGGCGGCCTGGCAGATGCGTGCTCTGGTGACGCTGGTGGTGGTACTGCTGGTGGCCATGGTCTGGGGCATGATGCTGGCGCGCAAGCTGCGTAAAGTGAACGTCGCCAAGGCGGAAGAGCAGAAGGAAGAGGAAGACCCCATCCTGCCGCTGGAACGACGCCAGCAGCGCCTGCTTGATCGCCGCCTGACGGAACTCAAGAGCAACCTGCCTGGCCGTAAAGGTGTTTATCGTTTGCCCTGGTACCTGGTGATGGGCCTGGAAGATGCCGGTAAAACCAGCCTGATTCAGCGTTCCGGGCAGACATACACGCTTACCAATGTCACCCGTAACCCGCGTACCGAGCGAAATCCTTTTGGTTTTGAATGGTGGGTCGGCGATAACGGCGTACTGATTGATCCGGACGGCGAACTGCTGAGCCAGAACGACGGCGAGGGCGCCACCAGCGATATCCAGCAGCGGCTGTGGACCCACTTCATCACCTGGCTGGAAAAGAATCGTCCCCAGCGCCCCCTGAATGGCGTTGTGCTGGCGGTTGATCTTGCTCGCCTGAGCACCGGCAACGAACAGCAGCGCCAGGCACAGGCCATCCTGCTCCGTACCCGCCTGCGGGAGTTGATGGAACAGTTGGGCTCCCAGTTGCCCGTGTACATCAGCTTTACCAAAATGGACCTGCTCTACGGTTTTGCACCGTTTGCCCGCACGCTCTCCAAGGCTGAGCGTGAAAACCCTCTGGGCTTTACCTTTCAGCTGGACGGTCAGTTGGATGCCGACGACTGGCTGAGCGAGTTTGACCAGAGCTTCAGTAAACTCGCGGAACAACTCGGTGAGCGGCTTCCGGATGTGCTGTCTGCAACGCGGGATGCCGAAGAGCGTGCAGCTGCCTACTCGTTTACCCGCCAGCTAGCCGGCCTGAAGCCTGTACTCGAGCAATTCCTGGCAGACCTGCTTTCTGCGGATGCCTTTTCAACACCGGCCCTGGTGCGAGGCACTTACTTCACCTCCGTGGTTCAGGAAGGTGTGCCGGAAGATGCGTTTGTCTCAGCCGCTGCCGCCAATTATGGGCTTGCCAGCCCGATACAGCCGGCTCAGCGTGGTGGACAATCTTCAAGCCTGTTCACCGAAAAACTGTTTCCCAACATCATCTATCGCGAAGCGGGCCTGGCCGGTGACAACCAGAAGGTGGTCGGTAGCCGGCGTCGCCGCATTGCTGTCGCGGCCGTCGTAGCCGTTGCCGCTGGCCTGGGTATGACCGCCGGATGGCAGCACTACTTCATCGAGAATGCCCAGGCCGCTGCCGCGGTCGAAGAGCGGGTGCGCAGCTTTATCGATAACTGGCACCCCATTGGCTACGAACCCGACACCACTGGCCGTAACCTGCTGGAGCCACTGGACCAGCTGCGGGAGGCCACGCTGGCGTTTGGCGATTACCGGGCTGAGCCTGCCGTTGTCGCAGACATGGGCCTGTACAAGGGGCACAAGGTTGGCCCGGAAGTGGAAGAGTCTTACTTGGATATGCTGGCCTACCAGTTTATGCCTGCACTGATGTTGGGTGTCATGGAGGAAATGAGCGATGCCCCGGACACCAGCTCGGAGCGCCTCGACCATTTGCGTGTGTTGCGGATGCTTTACGATGCCAGCGGGCGCCGCCGGGACATTGTCCACAGCTATATGAGTGACTACTGGCAGCGTGCCTATCCAGCGCAGAGAGATCTGCAACAGCGACTGCTCAGTCACCTGGACTACGCCATGCTGCACACCGACCTGAACCAGCGGGTGGAAGAGGGCGACAAAACCGCCGATATGGCCCTCGCTCCCTTCCGCAGCAGTGTCCAGTGGGCCCAGCATGAACTCGGACGCATTGCCACGCCCGAGCGTGTCTACCGGGACCTGGAGCAAGAAGCCGAGCAGAATTTCCAGTCGCCCCTGGATCTGGCGCGGGAATCCGGACCGGCGTTCAGCACCGTATTTGTTCGCCTGGACGAATTCGGTGAACCTCTTGAGGAGGGGAATACCGAACAGGAGGATCCTGTGGTGATCCCATCCCTGCTGACTCGTGAGGGCCTGGATTCCTGGTTCCTGCGCAAGTCCGGCTCGGTTACGGAGCTGGCACTGGTCGACGCCTGGGTGCTGGGCCGTCGGGACGATGTGAACTTCAGCAAGGCGGATGAAGCGCGCCTGCAGGCACAACTGCAATCCCTCTACGCTGAAAACTACGTGGCAAGTTGGCGCCGGGCCTTGAGCCGGCTGGATATCCAGAGCTTCAGCGACCTTAACCATGGTGTGCGTGTTCTGGAGAGCCTGACCAGCGGCCACGAACCGCTGAACCAGTTGCTGGCACAGGTCACCGCCAACACCCGCCTGATCCCCGGAGGCAGCGAAGAAGCCGAGGCAGCCCGCAAAGTGATGGAGCAGTCCGCTCACTTCCAGATGGTGCAGGAGATTGAACGACAGTTCACCGACCTGAACGCACTGATGGACAAGCAGGGTGACGACCCCAGTGATATGGAACAGGTGATGGAAGTCGTTCAGAACCTACACACCTATCTGCGTGGCATCCAGGAAGCGCCGGATCGTGGCAAGGCTGCACTTTCCGCCGCCCGTGCCCGGATGGGCCTGCAAGGCGCGGACCCGATCTTCACCCTGCAACGGGTGGCCTCGAATCAGCCGGCACCGCTGGACCGCATGCTTGAGAAGCTGGCCACGGAAAGCTGGCGTGTGGTGCTGGACCAGGCCGTGGCACAGCTGGAACGCCAGTGGTACCAGGAAGTCTACCAGCCGTTCCAGCAGAGCCTGGCCAGGCATTACCCGTTCAATCCGGGCGCCGGCCGCGACGCCGCACTGCAGGATTTCGAGCGCTTCTTTGCGCCTGACGGAGTGTTGGACCAGTTCTACAATGACAACCTGAAGCTGTTCTTGGAAGACCATCCAGAACACATTGCCGGTTCCAAACGCGCCAGCCTGGTTCGTCGTGATGTGCTGGCCTCGCTGGAGAAAGCCGAGAACATCCGCCGCGCCTTCTTCACCCGAAGCGGGTCACTGGATGTCGAGTTTGCCCTGGAGCCGTTGCACCTGTCTTCCAACAAGCGCCGTAGCGTCATGAATGTGGACGGACAGCTGGTGGAGTTCAGCCATGGCCCAAGCCAGAGTATTCCACTGGTGTGGCCCAACACCCTCCGGGATTCGGTCGAAAGCCGCGTCACTCTGGTGCCCACGGAAGTTAATCGGTCACCGCGCAGTGTTTCGGAAAACGGCCCCTGGGCGCTGTTCCGCCTTCTGGACGAAGCGGATATCACCGGTGTGAGCAGCAGCGCCGTGGACGTGCGGTTTGCGCTGGACGATGGCGAGATGCGGTATCGCCTGCATGCGGGCAGTAATACCAACCCGTTCACACAGTCACTGCTGGCGGGGTACCAGATACCACGCAGTCTGTATTAG
- the tssA gene encoding type VI secretion system protein TssA, with product MQAVEQHPYVEQVLNRLSGESATGENLMDDPTMEYLENEIMKVGSLAHTGVEWGKVESESLRLLSDTSKDLKVLGFLLLCLQRGGNGERFALSLYLLHRVLESWWHDAWPYPGDKGKRARKMLMTQILQRALKEVSALSFDGGVGDGREFCLTTLAKLLEQASALELPDDGLVDLRRAVEKLPSPSDTPRPSEATDNTETAGTSSAGSSSSQASSTSSASLGSLTLDPANERATRQSLLKVADMLTETTPADALGYQLRRYAIWQTITSVPPARDGIKSDLAAVSADRVADYRESLSKSPDLALWQRIEQSLSVSPFWLEGHWLSAQVASALGHETCAEAIRTAVKAFVERLPELADMTFNDGTPFLPKAVADWMLSGPAKGGSAGSASSWEQAYDDARGIMDKKGLAPAMKLLEEGLDSAREPRDRFYWRLMSSQLMKDSGMKSLAKQQVQDLREQTRGMSLEDWEPGLVARLDRLA from the coding sequence ATGCAGGCAGTAGAGCAGCATCCATACGTTGAACAGGTGTTGAATAGGCTTTCCGGTGAGAGCGCCACAGGTGAGAACCTGATGGACGACCCCACCATGGAATACCTTGAGAACGAAATCATGAAAGTGGGCTCGCTGGCCCACACCGGTGTTGAATGGGGCAAGGTGGAGAGTGAATCGCTTCGCTTGCTGTCAGACACCAGTAAAGACCTCAAGGTGCTGGGATTTCTTCTGCTGTGCCTGCAGCGTGGCGGCAACGGTGAACGGTTTGCGCTGTCGCTGTATCTGTTGCACCGGGTACTGGAAAGTTGGTGGCACGATGCCTGGCCTTATCCGGGCGACAAGGGCAAACGCGCCCGCAAGATGCTGATGACCCAGATTCTGCAACGGGCCCTCAAGGAAGTGTCGGCACTGAGCTTCGACGGCGGCGTGGGTGATGGCCGGGAATTTTGCCTGACCACGCTCGCCAAGCTGCTGGAACAGGCGAGTGCACTGGAGCTGCCGGATGACGGCCTGGTCGACTTACGTCGGGCCGTGGAAAAACTGCCATCGCCTTCTGATACGCCCAGGCCGTCGGAAGCCACCGATAATACCGAAACCGCGGGTACGTCATCGGCCGGCTCCTCTTCGTCGCAAGCCAGCAGCACCTCTTCCGCGTCTCTGGGCAGCCTGACCTTGGACCCCGCCAACGAGCGGGCTACCCGCCAGAGCCTGCTTAAAGTGGCGGATATGCTGACCGAAACCACACCCGCCGACGCATTGGGCTATCAGCTCCGCCGTTACGCGATCTGGCAAACCATTACCTCGGTTCCTCCGGCTCGTGACGGCATCAAGAGCGACCTGGCGGCGGTAAGTGCCGACAGGGTGGCTGACTATCGCGAGAGCCTGTCCAAATCCCCGGATCTGGCACTTTGGCAACGTATTGAGCAAAGCCTGTCGGTCAGCCCATTCTGGCTGGAAGGTCATTGGTTGAGTGCGCAAGTGGCGTCTGCACTGGGGCACGAGACCTGTGCCGAGGCTATCCGCACCGCGGTCAAAGCCTTCGTTGAGCGGTTGCCAGAGTTGGCGGACATGACCTTTAACGACGGCACGCCTTTTCTGCCCAAAGCGGTAGCTGACTGGATGCTCAGTGGTCCGGCGAAGGGCGGCAGCGCTGGAAGCGCAAGTTCCTGGGAGCAGGCTTACGACGATGCCCGTGGAATCATGGACAAGAAAGGCCTGGCTCCGGCCATGAAGCTGCTGGAAGAAGGCCTGGACTCCGCCCGCGAGCCCCGTGACCGGTTCTACTGGCGGCTGATGAGTAGCCAGTTAATGAAAGACAGCGGCATGAAAAGTCTGGCGAAACAACAGGTGCAGGATCTGCGTGAGCAGACCCGCGGCATGAGCCTTGAAGACTGGGAGCCGGGCCTGGTGGCCCGGCTGGACAGACTTGCTTAA
- the vasI gene encoding type VI secretion system-associated protein VasI encodes MNPSIRSNSLLAIVLCALGTTMSLVVNAQGNPQMAEAMACTEESQRLERLACFDEVFGTPFSVAVEDAIVGNQPERWRQAFAQEHRRRPGDGPLYRNTSELAGHLLTLSALGVKPPRPLLAVQCHNNITELTLMMPEAVKEERVTVDFGQGRQIWRVRDDGFVISGGRGLPAIRTVRNMAGESGVTVASSSGVVDGLMFDLSGFRETLEPLREACGW; translated from the coding sequence GTGAACCCTAGCATTCGAAGTAACAGCCTCCTTGCCATTGTGCTCTGTGCCCTTGGTACGACGATGTCTCTCGTCGTTAATGCGCAGGGCAATCCCCAGATGGCCGAGGCCATGGCGTGTACCGAAGAGAGCCAGCGCCTGGAACGGTTGGCGTGTTTTGACGAGGTGTTTGGTACCCCGTTTTCAGTGGCGGTTGAAGACGCCATCGTTGGTAACCAGCCCGAGCGCTGGCGCCAGGCTTTTGCCCAGGAACATCGCCGCCGCCCGGGTGACGGCCCGCTGTATCGCAATACCTCGGAGCTGGCAGGACATCTGCTGACGCTCAGTGCCCTTGGGGTCAAACCGCCGAGGCCGCTGCTGGCGGTGCAGTGTCACAACAACATCACCGAACTGACGTTGATGATGCCGGAGGCGGTGAAAGAGGAACGGGTCACCGTCGATTTTGGCCAGGGCCGTCAGATCTGGCGGGTCCGGGACGACGGTTTCGTGATCAGTGGGGGCCGGGGGCTGCCCGCCATCCGAACCGTGCGAAACATGGCGGGCGAGTCCGGAGTGACTGTGGCGTCGTCCAGTGGTGTCGTCGACGGGTTGATGTTCGACCTGAGCGGGTTTCGGGAAACCCTTGAGCCACTGCGGGAAGCGTGTGGCTGGTAG
- a CDS encoding DUF4124 domain-containing protein has protein sequence MKGLLILLCLLTTQITQAGTYRWVDENGQTHFGDRPPVNAASDEVTLKAPAPSSDTDARARKQRMNEFLEQTEQERAERNKAKAQQEAKAVKHEAMCESLRSRLKYMKSVSGIYRLNNDGERVFVDDEENKRIRQEFRAKVQSECGA, from the coding sequence ATGAAAGGACTCCTAATCCTCCTCTGCCTACTAACCACCCAAATCACCCAGGCCGGTACCTACCGCTGGGTCGATGAAAACGGCCAGACTCACTTCGGGGACCGGCCGCCGGTGAACGCAGCCTCGGATGAGGTAACACTGAAAGCCCCCGCACCGTCTTCCGATACCGATGCCCGTGCGCGCAAGCAGCGGATGAACGAATTCCTCGAGCAAACCGAGCAGGAGCGGGCAGAGCGCAATAAAGCAAAAGCACAGCAGGAGGCGAAAGCGGTGAAGCATGAGGCTATGTGTGAGTCGTTGCGTTCACGTTTGAAGTATATGAAAAGCGTATCGGGGATTTACCGGCTGAATAATGACGGCGAGCGAGTGTTTGTCGACGATGAGGAAAACAAGCGTATCCGTCAGGAGTTTCGTGCCAAGGTACAGAGTGAATGCGGCGCCTGA
- a CDS encoding DUF4123 domain-containing protein, producing MVNSPKKFNKTRYLVLESQQKKPLLQELYEISESPQWLYLFADTDWQAYLKDGPILLEAGQDSAEYRWALKGLKQERLTGLILESTKELDVVANWLRERLTVRFEGQREGLLRFYDPLIWHQLKPQSKPGAVVIDRAIYWYEELGQQRWLTTENPEPIAMSSAPSLDEQQWLALNATSA from the coding sequence ATGGTCAATTCACCTAAAAAGTTCAATAAAACTCGTTATCTTGTTTTGGAATCTCAGCAAAAAAAGCCCTTGCTCCAGGAACTCTACGAAATCTCGGAAAGTCCTCAATGGCTCTACCTGTTTGCGGATACCGACTGGCAAGCCTATCTCAAGGATGGTCCGATTTTGTTGGAAGCCGGACAGGACAGTGCTGAGTACCGTTGGGCTCTTAAGGGGCTGAAGCAAGAACGTTTGACCGGTCTTATTCTGGAATCTACAAAGGAACTTGATGTAGTAGCCAACTGGTTGAGGGAGCGCTTGACTGTGCGTTTCGAGGGTCAAAGAGAAGGACTGCTTCGGTTTTACGACCCACTGATCTGGCATCAATTGAAACCACAAAGTAAGCCAGGGGCAGTTGTCATTGATCGGGCCATCTATTGGTATGAAGAGCTCGGTCAACAGCGGTGGCTAACGACTGAGAATCCAGAACCAATTGCCATGTCGTCAGCGCCGTCACTGGACGAGCAACAGTGGTTGGCATTGAATGCCACCAGCGCCTAA
- a CDS encoding sigma 54-interacting transcriptional regulator, protein MQTELHTGIDLAVELLRQDNLPTLLKVASRQLENTFGLTRCWSLELDLSGRTLHCAALGEQGEFDCGDFSHPFAHLLQQGKPRELSRAASYRLDHPGFQALVDASNRPRSFWLEPIKGEDGRTLGILVLCNEEPEWDGITAQPLYRGLLTLLSHQWVSQLKTSDQVWQRRMLKRSLDHLHDAEAVRQRCEELATTLVGNSKGMTDLRAQIVRAAGSQLSVLVQGETGCGKDLVAQGIHRFSDRAEGPLVVVNCAAIPDSLLESELFGHTKGAFSGADRAKEGLLAQADGGTLFLDEIGDMPMALQSKLLRVLESRRFRPLGAQQEQHSDFRLVAATHQPLSDCIEEGRFRRDLFYRLSQFPLRVKPLRERPEDLEPLCRHFIREYTAREGAGPLGISSHALGMLASYNFPGNARELRNIVEFACLQTPVGDDIQPEVLRLDDLFPSQETCIASDIQAAAVPGLPQADEVDDLRAAAQAFEAAIIRERLRQYGGNRAQAAESLGLPKRTLAHKCLKYQVTEA, encoded by the coding sequence ATGCAGACGGAGTTGCACACCGGCATAGACCTGGCGGTTGAACTGCTCCGGCAGGACAACCTGCCAACCCTGCTAAAAGTCGCCTCACGGCAACTCGAAAACACCTTCGGCCTCACCCGCTGCTGGTCACTCGAACTCGACCTCAGCGGCCGTACGCTCCACTGCGCGGCACTGGGCGAGCAGGGCGAATTCGATTGCGGTGACTTCAGCCACCCCTTTGCCCACCTGCTGCAACAGGGCAAACCCAGGGAATTGTCACGGGCCGCGAGCTACCGCCTGGATCATCCGGGCTTCCAGGCCCTGGTCGACGCCAGCAACCGGCCCCGCTCATTCTGGCTGGAACCCATCAAAGGCGAAGACGGCCGCACGCTCGGCATCCTCGTGCTGTGCAACGAAGAACCCGAATGGGACGGCATCACCGCCCAGCCACTGTACCGCGGTTTGTTGACCCTGCTGTCTCACCAATGGGTCAGCCAGCTCAAGACCAGCGACCAAGTCTGGCAGCGGCGCATGCTTAAGCGCTCCCTAGACCACCTCCACGACGCAGAAGCCGTACGCCAGCGCTGTGAAGAGTTGGCGACCACTCTGGTTGGCAACTCCAAAGGCATGACCGACCTTCGCGCCCAGATTGTCCGGGCCGCCGGCAGCCAGCTATCAGTTTTGGTGCAGGGAGAAACCGGCTGCGGCAAGGATCTCGTGGCCCAGGGCATTCACCGGTTTTCGGATCGGGCCGAAGGGCCCTTGGTGGTGGTCAATTGCGCCGCCATCCCGGACTCGTTGCTGGAAAGTGAACTTTTTGGCCATACCAAGGGTGCGTTTTCCGGTGCCGACCGGGCCAAGGAAGGTCTGCTGGCGCAAGCGGATGGTGGCACCCTGTTCCTGGACGAAATCGGCGACATGCCCATGGCTCTGCAGTCCAAACTGCTGCGGGTGCTGGAAAGCCGACGCTTTCGCCCACTCGGTGCTCAGCAGGAACAACACTCCGATTTTCGACTGGTCGCGGCCACCCATCAGCCACTGAGTGACTGCATCGAGGAAGGCCGATTCCGCCGTGACCTGTTCTACCGGCTCAGCCAGTTCCCGCTGCGGGTCAAGCCATTGCGGGAGCGCCCGGAAGATCTGGAGCCCTTGTGCCGGCATTTCATCCGTGAGTACACCGCCCGCGAGGGCGCCGGCCCACTGGGTATCAGTAGTCACGCCTTGGGCATGCTGGCGAGCTATAACTTTCCCGGTAATGCCCGGGAATTGAGGAACATTGTTGAGTTTGCCTGCCTGCAAACCCCGGTGGGTGACGATATCCAGCCGGAAGTACTGCGCCTGGATGACCTGTTTCCGAGCCAGGAAACCTGTATTGCCAGCGACATCCAGGCGGCTGCCGTCCCCGGTCTGCCCCAGGCGGATGAAGTGGACGACCTCCGGGCCGCGGCCCAGGCGTTCGAGGCGGCCATCATTCGTGAACGCCTGCGCCAGTACGGTGGCAACCGTGCTCAGGCAGCGGAAAGCCTGGGGCTGCCCAAACGCACCCTGGCCCATAAATGTCTGAAGTATCAGGTGACAGAAGCGTGA